The genomic stretch GGGCAACAATCTGACGGCGCTGCCGCCGGGACTGCTGGACGCGCTGCCCGAGCTGCGCACCGCGTACCTGGGGGCCAATCCCTGGCGCTGCGACTGCCACCTGGTGCCGCTGCGCGCCTGGCTGGCCGGTCGGCCGGAGCGCGCGCCCTACCGCGAGCTGCGCTGCTCCGCGCCCCCCGCCCTGCGCGGCCGCCTGCTGCCCTACCTGGCGGAGGACGAGCTGCGCGCAGCCTGTGCGCCGGGTGCGCTCTGCTGGGGGGCGCTGGTGGCGCAGCTGGTGCTGCTGGGCCTCGGGCTGCTGCacgcgctgctgctgctgctgctgctgtgccGCCTGCGCCGGCTgcgcgcccgcgcccgcgccgcGCACCCGTTGTCGCTGACCTCCCCGCTGGTGGCGGGGCCGGCCGGAGCAGGCGAGTCCTGAGACGAGTCCCGAGACGTGCCGAGCGACGCGGGCGCGCTGAGCCGAAGGAACCCTCCCCCGTGGGGACCCTCGCGCTGACCGGGACCGGGTCGCGTCCTCCGCCTGGGCACAATTTCCGAGACCACGCCAAACCCCTGCGGGCCCCCGGGCCTGGCGCGCCCCACCGCTGAGTGCCCTCTGCTAGCCCGGGTCCCTGAGGCAGGTCAAGGCGGTGAGCTGCAGCCCTGCCCCTGCGAGTTCCCCACGCCAAACTCCAGCGCAGAATAAACCCTTCTCCCTATCTGCCTGGTCTCTGCGCCCCGCCACCGGGAAGTTCCCCTCCACAAACCGCAGGAACAGCCCTGGGAGGCGGTTCGAAGGGCCGCATCACATCTTTGTACACTCAGGATCACTGCCGGCCAAACACGGGGTCAGGCAGTGAACTCTCCCAGACCACTCACTCTCACAGAAGGTGAAGAGGAAAGCACAGAACTCGGAGAGTGACCACAttgcaggggagggaggacagtGGGGGAACAGTGAGGTCACTGCGAGGACATTTCAGGGAGCAAAGACGCTGTGGGGACAATGAAGACAGTGTGAACCACTGTGAGGACACTGGGGAAGGAGGACACCAGGGACAGCAAAGATACTGGGGACAACGAGGACACTGAGGACAGGACATGGGACCATCAGGACACTGTGGGGACAGTGAAGGCAGTGGATAGTGGGAACAGCAAGGACATGGGACAATGAGGACACTGAGGACAGGACACTTGGGACAGTGAGGACATTGTGGGGCAGTGAGGACACAGGGACAGCAAGGACAACTGAGTGCCGTGAGGATTCCGTGGACAGTAAGGACTCCGAGCGAACAGTGAGGACACTGTAGGGGCAGTGAGGACACAGCAACAGTGAGGACTTGGGACAGTGGGGGACATCGAGGGCACTGCAGGGCAGTGtggttgagagaaagagagggagagtttGCAGTAGCAGTCCCTGGGCGTCGGTGAGGGGCCGTGAGGACTGTTCAGAGCATGAGTGACAGGGACCGTGCCACGTGAGCAGCTTTCAGGGCGGTCGGGGCTGGACTGGGGGTGGTGAGGCCGGTCTGATGGCCGACTGGGAACTCCCTGGGCATCTGAATTAGAGGCTCAGCCTCCAAGGCAGGGGTGAGTGGGTACCAGGGGGTTGCATGGTATCTGGAATCAGGTCCTGGACTTGGCGTCTCTGACTGCCCGGGCTGAGCAGCCAGGGCCTGGGATGACTCCGGGGTGCCCCAGCAAGGCACAAGCTgctaacaaggggcctggggtgCCGAAATGAGGGGCTGACGCTTTCCTCACTATTAGAGTCCTGCTCCCGCCCTCGTGTGGCCCCCACCTGGCTGGCCCTATAAACAAGGCTGCTCTCCACCAACCAAAAATAGGACCCTGACAAGAAGCCTCAGGCCtgggtctggggtgcctggcacAGGAAGGCTCTGGCCCCCAATGACCAGGTCGGGGAGGCTGCCGCTGACATGGCCTTTGTCCCAGTCTTTGTGGGACAAGATGGATGGCCCTCCGGTTGGGCTGATGCTATCTCGGGGCTGCCGGTCAGACATGAGGCAGGAGCCACCCCCTCCTTTGTGGGCAGGTGCGGGGCATCCGGCCCATTGTGGGCTGTGGCCGACTGTCCAATCGTCCATCCGGCCTTATCACCACATCAGGGATGGTGGCCCCTTTTGTACAAATGAactgccaccctccccacccccaggggtgGCCCAGCACACTCAGAGCCCCTGGTAGGGGTCAGAGGTAATAGTCGTTGTCACAGCAAGGTACACAGGCAACCTCCTAACTCAGTCCCAACGTGGTAGGGGGAGAGAGTGTCCCCCTTACTTTCCAGAGGAGGAAGCCGGACGCCAGAGTGGGGTCCTCCTACTGAGCTAGAGCTATGTCCACAGCTGTAGGGGGGGCAAAGCTAACACGAGGCCCCCAGgacccctctctcttcctcctcactgaGGCCTTCAGGGGACAAATGCAGGGCCCAGGAGAAAATGACCTGGGGGTCCTAGGTGACCCCAAGCTAAAAGAAGGAGCCCCTCTTCTGCTGAGGCTCCAGCAGAAACTATGGGGAAGGGTCAGTAGGAGCCCAGGTCTGCTGCCCAGTGCCCACAAGCTTGAGGGCCTCTGGGCCAGTGTCCAGCTGAAAGGGTGGGCACACAGCTCTGAGAGCCTGGAGCTGCAGAAGCAGCTGGAGCTTCTCTGATGGAGGAAAGAGGTTGGCATCACAGTGTGGTCAGACCTAAGGAAGAACTTCCTTACTCCCTGGTAGATAGGGCAGCTGAATTCCACGGTTTCtccaagattctttctcttttgccaGTTCTCCATGATTTGGATTGGCTTCTGCCAAGGTACTGAGCACAGAGGGTGCTGGCCTGGCCTCATTGGCCAACCTTTTCCAGGCTGCCTGGGAGCCCCCAGTCTCAACTTCTGACCCCGAGCTGACCCTCCATGCGCTGACCCAGGGGACTCAGCTTCCAAGGAGTGTGAAGAAGAGGATGGTCCCAGCTCAGCGCCCCTGAATGGCCCGGTGCCGGGAGGGGGCGTGTACACCCCtacctgggctccctgccctatcatgcccctcccccagcgtTGTCCTC from Ursus arctos isolate Adak ecotype North America unplaced genomic scaffold, UrsArc2.0 scaffold_34, whole genome shotgun sequence encodes the following:
- the GP1BB gene encoding platelet glycoprotein Ib beta chain; the protein is MGSGPRGALSLLLLLIAPPSRPAAGCPAPCDCAGTRVDCGRRGLTWASLPAAFPLDTTELVLTGNNLTALPPGLLDALPELRTAYLGANPWRCDCHLVPLRAWLAGRPERAPYRELRCSAPPALRGRLLPYLAEDELRAACAPGALCWGALVAQLVLLGLGLLHALLLLLLLCRLRRLRARARAAHPLSLTSPLVAGPAGAGES